The DNA segment AGTCGAAGCTAAAGTGAATGCCATTTGTATATTATGAACTTCAGCGCCTAGCCGCTCTGAAGAGGAGATATTTTCTGCCGCCAAAATTGAACAGGAAAGATATCGCTGCCGCAGACAACTTGGACATGGCCAAGGGAAGCATGAATATCATGTATCCAAGATAAATCACTGCATCGTTGACGCCAAGCCCGACCAGTCCGACCAAAAAGAAAACCGCAGCCTCTTTCACTCTCTGCGATGCAAGACGTCGCGAAGCGAAAACGAAACGCACAGACAACCCGTAGCAGACCAGCAAGCCGACGAGAAAGGCTATGGTTGCCGCTACCACGGGATGCATCACCTTGGCCAGCTGAAGCAGCAGCAACATGTCCACTACCAAGGCAACTACGCTCGCGGCAAAGTAGCCAATAAACTCGCGCCCGAACCTGATTCGCAGTCGTACAGCGGCGTTGGAAATAATGGTATTCATTTTTTGTTGGCCGTTCCGGCTCCGTGACAGTCATACAGATAATTTGTCTTGCCATAGACCAAATCGCTGGCAACGGCTTGCACCCCCAAGACATTTGACCGCGTGGCGGGGGTAACAACCCAATCCACGATGGGGTCTGCGCAAAGATAGGCGATGCCAGCGGGGGTGATGTCAAGCTTGCGATATCCGGTAACAATTGAAGCCTCGGTTTCAGGCAGATGGGCCGCCGCCAATCTGCGCCATGCATCCAATTCCAATTCTCCCGCACGAAGCTCTCCGGCAATCGCAAGCCTTCTAAGGCGGCGCATGGATTCAAGAGTTTTCTCCCGGGAAAAAACAATACCAATCGCCTGCTCCGTATTCACGTAACCCGCAGTGCCAAGTACAAACCATATGTATGTGGCACGATTCACTCCGGCGACAATGTCTCCTGCCCTAATATAGTTGCGAAATGCATGGCCGGGATTACCCCCCGGTGAAAAACCGGCCTCCATGGCGCCGCGTTGCGGGGAACGCGGCATCCCAGAACAATAGGACGAAAATCAGCAATGGAACGGAGCAAACGACAATGGACTGGGCTCCCCAGCGCCTTGTGGCGAGCCATGCCCAGAACGCAAAAATCAGGCCGCCGCCGCCGAATGCAAGCCCCTTGATGAGGGGGTATTCGACGAACCACGGGTTGCCTATCGCAAGACCATCCATCTGCAACATCAGCAAACAGCTGGGCATCATGATCACTGCCACAGTTGCCGGCAGGTAACGGACCAACTTTCGCTGCATGAATCCGGCTTTTCCAAGCGCCAAAAAAAGCCCCGCAGCATCGAGCACCAGCAATGCCAAAAGAATCAACCCGCAATGGGTACGTAGCGTAAACAGCAAGACCGCAGCAAGCAACAACCAATAGATATCCCGCCTGTGTGTGGTAAACAATTGCCACGCGCTATCGGACAAGGCAAAAACACCCAACACCACGGCAAGCCAGAGAACGCGCCATGGCTGCACTTGCATGATCAGGCTGACCGGAAACCAGTAGCTGCATATTTGCGAGAGCAGAACCGCCCAGGCGCTGAGCAAGGCGACCACCAGATAGATCCGACGATTTCTTGCCGCACCAAATCTTCCCCCTGCCCAGCAAGCGGCCACCCAGAACAGAATCCGGTCAGTCGCCAGTTGTCCCCAGTCGCCTGCAAACACGTCGAGCGCCTTCTGGCGCACCCGCGCCTCCCAAAGCGCATCCATGACCTGAAATGACGGCGACACACCGGACAGCACAGCCAAACTCAGCAGAATAAACAGCAGAGCCCCGACGGCGATCAGCCACCTATCCGGCAATCGCCTTGAAATACCCACCAGCAGGGACCAAATGCCCAGCAGAGGATGCATTGCCGTCGCGAGCAAGGCGGACACCGCGCCCATCCCCGCCCGCCCGGCATTGTCGAATGCAATCGCGAACAAGGCCAAAGGAAACGCCAGCGAACGCGCGGTGGCAAAATTCTCGTTCAGTACAAAGGTATGGCCGTTGAGCGAATAGCTGGTCTGCAATACGACAGTTGTCAGCACGGCGACAAAAATGGGGACAGCATGCGCGTGCATGCCCCTGGCGAGCAGGGTCAGCGCGGATATCCATAGCGCCGCACCGCCAAGGACAACCAGGCGATTCGCCAACTCGATGCCGAACAGGTCGACCAGGCGGGCAAAGAGCGGGGTGTAAAGGCTGTAACTCCCCTGCGAGCCGAAGGAAAAAAAAAGATCATGCGCATAGGCTGCCGGATGCA comes from the Georgfuchsia toluolica genome and includes:
- a CDS encoding GtrA family protein — encoded protein: MNTIISNAAVRLRIRFGREFIGYFAASVVALVVDMLLLLQLAKVMHPVVAATIAFLVGLLVCYGLSVRFVFASRRLASQRVKEAAVFFLVGLVGLGVNDAVIYLGYMIFMLPLAMSKLSAAAISFLFNFGGRKYLLFRAARR